From the Psilocybe cubensis strain MGC-MH-2018 chromosome 9, whole genome shotgun sequence genome, one window contains:
- a CDS encoding chaperonin: MCDTWTKGRNVIIEQAYGGPKITKVDGVTVAKSITLKDKFENLGARLIQDVALKTNEIAGDGTTTATVLARAIYSEGVKNVAAGCNSMDLRRGSQAAVDRVVSFLSAHAKTIMTTAEIAQKVGKEGVITVKEGKTIEDEIEITEGMRFDRGYISPYFITNTKSQRVEFKKPFILLSEKSSRQRTLTRLRSRICHQSPAHSRRAPPDALPNRLLTPQVFTFFIFIIV, translated from the exons ATGTGCGACACTTGGACCAAGGGTCGCAATGTGATCATTGAGCAGGCGTACGGTGGACCAAAAATCACTAAGG TAGACGGTGTGACGGTTGCAAAGTCTATAACTCTCAAAGACAAGTTTGAGAACCTGGGCGCTCG CCTGATTCAAGATGTTGCATTGAAAACAAACGAGATTGCTGGAGACGGCACGACAACCGCCACTGTTCTTGCGCGTGCCATCTACTCAGAAGGTGTCAAGAACGTTGCAGCTGGATGCAACTCCATGGACCTGCGCCGTGGGTCTCAGGCCGCCGTCGACCGCGTTGTCTCTTTCCTCTCTGCACACGCCAAAACTATCATGACAACCGCCGAAATCGCACAG AAGGTCGGAAAGGAGGGTGTGATCACTGTGAAGGAGGGAAAGACAATTGAGGACGAAATTGAGATCACCGAGGGTATGCGCTTCGACCGTGGTTACATCTCACCCTACttcatcaccaacaccaagtCCCAACGCGTCGAGTTCAAGAAGCCCTTCATCCTGCTTTCTGAGAAGAGTT CTCGCCAACGCACACTTACAAGACTGCGCAGCCGCATTTGCCACCAGTCTCCTGCACACTCTCGGCGCGCGCCTCCAGATGCCCTCCCCAACCGTCTTCTTACTCCTCAAGTGTTTAcctttttcatttttataATCGTCTGA